A genomic segment from Micromonospora echinaurantiaca encodes:
- the rpsD gene encoding 30S ribosomal protein S4 has protein sequence MARYTGADCRRCRREKMKLFLKGSKCDGPKCPFESRPFPPGQHGRGRTKETEYLLQLREKQKARRVYGVLEKQFRGYYEEAVAKQAKTGEVLLQILESRLDNVVYRAGYAKSRDMARQLVKHGHFTVNGKKVDIPSYRVKEHDIIEVRGKSKELTPFLVAQAEAGSRSVPAWLEAIPSQMKILVHSLPARQVIDTQVQEQLIVELYSK, from the coding sequence ATGGCTCGTTACACCGGTGCTGACTGCCGCCGTTGCCGGCGGGAGAAGATGAAGCTGTTCCTCAAGGGCAGCAAGTGCGATGGCCCGAAGTGCCCGTTCGAGTCCCGGCCGTTCCCGCCCGGGCAGCACGGCCGCGGCCGCACCAAGGAGACGGAGTACCTGCTCCAGCTCCGCGAGAAGCAGAAGGCCCGCCGGGTCTACGGCGTGCTGGAGAAGCAGTTCCGCGGTTACTACGAGGAGGCCGTGGCCAAGCAGGCCAAGACCGGTGAGGTCCTCCTGCAGATCCTCGAGTCGCGGCTGGACAACGTGGTCTACCGGGCCGGCTACGCCAAGTCCCGGGACATGGCCCGTCAGCTGGTCAAGCACGGTCACTTCACGGTGAACGGCAAGAAGGTCGACATCCCGTCGTACCGCGTCAAGGAGCACGACATCATCGAGGTGCGGGGCAAGAGCAAGGAGCTCACCCCGTTCCTGGTCGCGCAGGCCGAGGCCGGTTCGCGGAGTGTTCCGGCCTGGCTGGAGGCGATCCCCAGCCAGATGAAGATCCTCGTGCACTCGCTCCCGGCCCGGCAGGTCATCGACACCCAGGTCCAGGAGCAGCTGATCGTCGAGCTCTACTCCAAGTAA
- the rplO gene encoding 50S ribosomal protein L15, giving the protein MTIKVHHLRPAPGAKTAKTRVGRGEGSKGKTAGRGTKGSKARKNISAAFEGGQMPIHMRLPKMKGFKNKFKVVFQVVNLDRLAELFPNGGQVGPLELVEAGAVRKGQPVKVLGTGDLGGVALQVSAHAFSASAKEKITAAGGSVTEL; this is encoded by the coding sequence ATGACGATCAAGGTCCACCACCTGCGTCCGGCGCCGGGGGCCAAGACCGCGAAGACCCGCGTGGGTCGCGGTGAGGGCTCCAAGGGCAAGACCGCCGGTCGCGGTACCAAGGGTTCGAAGGCCCGCAAGAACATCTCGGCGGCGTTCGAGGGTGGGCAGATGCCCATCCACATGCGCCTGCCGAAGATGAAGGGCTTCAAGAACAAGTTCAAGGTGGTCTTCCAGGTGGTCAACCTGGACCGGCTCGCCGAGCTGTTCCCGAACGGTGGCCAGGTCGGCCCGCTGGAGCTGGTCGAGGCCGGCGCGGTCCGCAAGGGCCAGCCGGTCAAGGTGCTCGGAACGGGCGACCTCGGTGGCGTGGCTCTCCAGGTGTCGGCGCACGCGTTCAGCGCGTCGGCCAAGGAGAAGATCACCGCTGCCGGCGGCTCGGTCACCGAGCTGTAA
- the infA gene encoding translation initiation factor IF-1 has protein sequence MPKKDGAIEIEGRVIEPLPNAMFRVELANGHKVLAHISGKMRQHYIRILPEDRVVVELSPYDLTRGRIVYRYK, from the coding sequence ATGCCGAAAAAAGACGGAGCCATCGAGATCGAGGGTCGGGTGATCGAGCCCCTGCCGAACGCCATGTTCCGGGTGGAGCTCGCGAACGGCCACAAGGTGCTGGCTCACATCAGCGGCAAGATGCGGCAGCACTACATCCGCATCCTGCCGGAGGACCGGGTCGTCGTCGAACTCTCGCCGTACGACCTGACCCGCGGGCGCATCGTCTACCGCTACAAGTAA
- the rpsQ gene encoding 30S ribosomal protein S17, translating into MSENTTATARARRKVREGLVVSDKMEKTVVVEVEDRVKHALYGKIMRRTSKLKVHDEQNSAGIGDRVLIMETRPLSATKRWRLVEILEKAK; encoded by the coding sequence ATGAGCGAGAACACCACCGCCACCGCGCGGGCCCGCCGCAAGGTGCGTGAGGGCCTCGTGGTCAGCGACAAGATGGAAAAGACCGTCGTGGTCGAGGTCGAGGACCGGGTCAAGCACGCGCTGTACGGCAAGATCATGCGCCGGACCAGCAAGCTGAAGGTGCACGACGAGCAGAACTCGGCCGGCATCGGCGACCGGGTCCTGATCATGGAGACCCGGCCGCTCTCCGCGACCAAGCGGTGGCGGCTCGTGGAGATCCTCGAGAAGGCCAAGTAG
- a CDS encoding ATP-binding cassette domain-containing protein → MGYVDVAAVGHTLPDGRELFADVSFRVGEGAKVALVGPNGAGKTTLLRMVAGDLPVKTGAIARTGGLGVMRQFIGMIGDESTLADLALSLAPPALRDAGHRLAATEAAMRAAEVRGKYSTAAGKAQLAYADALAAWGEAGGYDAEVLFDTVATIVLDLPWDAARERPVRTLSGGQQKRFALELLLRGPDEVLLLDEPDNFLDVPGKRWLEGRLRESGKSVLYVSHDRELLAHTADRVVAVEGGSAWVHPGGFASWHEARVARHARLDELRRRWDEEHQKLKDLVLMYKQKAAYNDGMASRYQAAQTRLRKFEEAGPPPVPPKDQDIRMRLTGGRTGKRSVICDKLELDGLTYPFDLEIWYGDRVAVLGANGTGKSHFLRLLARGGTDPDPANGPVDGAAALAPVAHDGVARLGARVRPGHFSQTHDRPELMAKTLVEILWRGDDHRAGMDRHAAMAALSRYELAGQGDQRFGTLSGGQQARFLVLLLELSGATLLLLDEPTDNLDLASAEALEAGLAAFEGTVVAVTHDRWFTRSFDRFVLFRGDGEVVETPEPVWDVG, encoded by the coding sequence GTGGGATACGTGGACGTGGCAGCGGTCGGGCACACCCTCCCCGACGGCCGGGAACTCTTCGCCGACGTGTCGTTCCGGGTCGGCGAGGGCGCCAAGGTCGCGCTGGTCGGGCCGAACGGCGCCGGCAAGACCACCCTGCTGCGGATGGTCGCCGGTGACCTGCCGGTGAAGACCGGCGCGATCGCGCGTACCGGGGGGCTGGGCGTGATGCGCCAGTTCATCGGGATGATCGGCGACGAGTCGACGCTGGCTGACCTGGCGCTCTCGCTCGCCCCGCCGGCGTTGCGCGACGCCGGGCACCGGCTCGCCGCGACCGAGGCGGCCATGCGGGCGGCCGAGGTGCGCGGCAAGTACAGCACCGCCGCCGGCAAGGCCCAGCTGGCGTATGCGGACGCGCTCGCCGCCTGGGGCGAGGCCGGCGGGTACGACGCCGAGGTGCTCTTCGACACCGTCGCCACCATCGTGCTCGACCTGCCCTGGGACGCCGCCCGGGAGCGTCCGGTGCGCACCCTCTCCGGCGGCCAGCAGAAGCGCTTCGCGCTGGAACTGCTGCTGCGCGGCCCGGACGAGGTGCTGCTGCTGGACGAGCCGGACAACTTCCTCGACGTGCCCGGCAAACGCTGGCTGGAGGGGCGGCTGCGCGAGTCCGGCAAGTCGGTGCTCTACGTCTCGCACGACCGGGAACTGCTGGCGCACACCGCCGACCGGGTGGTCGCGGTGGAGGGCGGCAGCGCCTGGGTGCACCCGGGCGGCTTCGCCAGCTGGCACGAGGCTCGAGTGGCGCGGCACGCCCGGCTCGACGAGCTGCGCCGGCGCTGGGACGAGGAGCACCAGAAGCTCAAGGACCTGGTGCTGATGTACAAGCAGAAGGCCGCGTACAACGACGGGATGGCCTCGCGCTACCAGGCCGCGCAGACCCGGCTGCGCAAGTTCGAGGAGGCCGGGCCGCCGCCCGTACCGCCGAAGGACCAGGACATCCGGATGCGGCTGACCGGCGGGCGGACCGGCAAGCGCTCGGTGATCTGCGACAAGCTGGAGCTGGACGGCCTGACCTACCCGTTCGACCTGGAGATCTGGTACGGCGACCGGGTGGCGGTGCTCGGCGCCAACGGCACCGGCAAGTCGCACTTCCTGCGGCTGCTGGCCCGCGGCGGCACCGACCCGGACCCGGCCAACGGCCCGGTCGACGGCGCTGCGGCGCTCGCCCCGGTGGCGCACGACGGGGTGGCCCGCCTCGGCGCCCGGGTGCGGCCCGGCCACTTCTCGCAGACCCACGACCGGCCGGAGCTGATGGCGAAGACCCTCGTGGAGATTCTCTGGCGGGGCGACGACCACCGGGCCGGGATGGACCGGCACGCGGCGATGGCGGCGCTGTCCCGCTACGAGCTGGCCGGGCAGGGCGACCAGCGGTTCGGCACCCTCTCCGGCGGCCAGCAGGCGCGCTTCCTGGTGCTGCTGCTGGAGCTCTCCGGGGCGACCCTGCTGCTGCTCGACGAGCCCACCGACAACCTGGATCTGGCCAGCGCGGAGGCCCTCGAAGCCGGGCTGGCCGCGTTCGAGGGCACGGTGGTCGCGGTGACCCACGACCGGTGGTTCACCCGCTCGTTCGACCGGTTCGTGCTCTTCCGGGGCGACGGCGAGGTGGTGGAGACGCCCGAACCGGTCTGGGACGTCGGCTGA
- a CDS encoding class I SAM-dependent methyltransferase produces the protein MTGDHYFTAEPATAAAPREVEFSVAGRDYTLTSAGGVFSADRLDPGTAVLLRKADLPAPGTTGDLLDLGCGFGPITCVLADTAPAATVWAVDVNERARALTAANAARTGAADRVRVTAPDDVPDSVTFAQLWSNPPIRIGKDELHRLLLRWLPRLAPDGVAWLVVARHLGGDSLHRWLVEQGWQVERRASQKGYRVLRVTR, from the coding sequence GTGACCGGCGACCACTACTTCACCGCTGAACCCGCGACCGCAGCCGCGCCGCGCGAGGTCGAGTTCTCCGTCGCCGGCCGCGACTACACGCTGACCTCCGCCGGCGGCGTCTTCTCCGCCGACCGGCTCGACCCCGGCACCGCCGTGCTGCTGCGCAAGGCCGACCTGCCGGCCCCCGGCACCACCGGTGACCTGCTCGACCTCGGCTGTGGCTTCGGGCCGATCACCTGCGTGCTGGCCGACACGGCGCCGGCGGCGACGGTCTGGGCGGTCGACGTCAACGAGCGGGCCCGGGCGCTCACCGCCGCCAACGCGGCGCGCACCGGCGCCGCCGACCGGGTACGCGTCACCGCTCCGGACGACGTACCCGACTCGGTGACCTTCGCCCAGCTCTGGTCCAACCCGCCGATCCGGATCGGCAAGGACGAGCTGCACCGGCTGCTGCTGCGCTGGCTGCCCCGGCTCGCCCCGGATGGGGTCGCCTGGCTGGTGGTCGCCCGGCACCTGGGCGGCGACTCGCTGCACCGCTGGCTGGTCGAGCAGGGCTGGCAGGTCGAGCGGCGGGCCAGCCAGAAGGGCTACCGGGTGCTGCGCGTCACCCGGTAA
- the rplN gene encoding 50S ribosomal protein L14: protein MIQQESRLRVADNTGAREILCIRVLGGSGRRYASIGDVIVATVKDAIPGAGVKKGDVVKAVVVRTAKEKRRPDGSYIRFDENAAVIIKDGGDPRGTRIFGPVGRELRDKRFMKIISLAPEVL from the coding sequence GTGATTCAGCAGGAGTCGCGACTGCGCGTCGCCGACAACACGGGTGCCCGGGAGATCCTGTGCATCCGGGTTCTCGGTGGCTCCGGTCGGCGCTACGCGAGCATCGGCGACGTCATCGTGGCCACCGTCAAGGACGCGATCCCGGGTGCCGGTGTGAAGAAGGGCGACGTCGTCAAGGCGGTCGTCGTTCGCACCGCCAAGGAGAAGCGGCGCCCGGACGGCTCGTACATCCGCTTCGACGAGAACGCCGCCGTCATCATCAAGGACGGCGGGGACCCGCGCGGCACCCGTATCTTCGGCCCGGTGGGCCGGGAGCTGCGGGACAAGCGGTTCATGAAGATCATTTCTCTCGCGCCGGAGGTGTTGTGA
- the rplR gene encoding 50S ribosomal protein L18, whose translation MSATLLKRRRGVAAKRAVGRARRHFRVRKNISGTAERPRLVVTRSLRHIVAQIVDDTKGHTLASASTLDASLRGAEGDKSALAGKVGALLAERAKAAGISKVVFDRGGNRYAGRVAALADAAREAGLEF comes from the coding sequence GTGAGCGCCACGCTGCTCAAGCGCCGCCGCGGCGTTGCCGCCAAGCGCGCCGTCGGGCGTGCGCGTCGGCACTTCCGGGTCCGCAAGAACATCAGCGGCACCGCCGAGCGTCCCCGCCTCGTGGTCACCCGTTCGCTGCGGCACATCGTCGCCCAGATCGTCGACGACACCAAGGGTCACACCCTGGCGTCGGCCTCGACCCTGGACGCGTCGCTGCGCGGTGCGGAGGGCGACAAGAGCGCCCTGGCCGGCAAGGTCGGTGCCCTGCTCGCCGAGCGGGCCAAGGCCGCCGGTATCTCCAAGGTCGTCTTCGACCGCGGTGGCAACCGGTACGCGGGGCGGGTCGCCGCGCTGGCCGATGCCGCCCGCGAAGCCGGGCTCGAGTTCTAA
- the rplF gene encoding 50S ribosomal protein L6: MSRIGRKSIPVPSGVDITIDGQTVKVKGPKGELSHTLAEPITIERAEDGQLNVNRPNDERKAKELHGLSRTLVANMIVGVTEGYRKSLEIAGTGYRVTAKGKDLEFALGFSHPVTVQAPDGITFTVEKPTLFHVAGIDKQLVGEVAANIRKIRPPEPYKGKGVKYQGEVIRRKAGKAGKK; this comes from the coding sequence ATGTCGCGTATTGGACGTAAGTCGATCCCGGTACCGTCCGGTGTCGATATCACCATCGACGGCCAGACCGTCAAGGTCAAGGGCCCGAAGGGCGAGCTGTCGCACACCCTGGCCGAGCCGATCACCATCGAGCGGGCCGAGGACGGGCAGCTGAACGTCAACCGCCCGAACGACGAGCGCAAGGCCAAGGAACTGCACGGCCTGAGCCGGACCCTGGTCGCCAACATGATCGTCGGCGTCACCGAGGGCTACCGTAAGAGCCTGGAGATCGCCGGCACCGGTTACCGGGTCACGGCCAAGGGCAAGGACCTCGAGTTCGCGCTCGGGTTCTCGCACCCGGTCACCGTGCAGGCGCCGGACGGCATCACCTTCACGGTGGAGAAGCCGACCCTGTTCCACGTGGCCGGCATCGACAAGCAGCTGGTCGGCGAGGTCGCCGCCAACATCCGGAAGATCCGTCCGCCGGAGCCCTACAAGGGCAAGGGTGTCAAGTACCAGGGCGAGGTCATCCGCCGCAAGGCTGGAAAGGCAGGTAAGAAGTGA
- the rpmD gene encoding 50S ribosomal protein L30: MARLKVTQVRSEIGTKQNQRDSLRSLGLKRINDVVVKEDRPEIRGMIFTVNHLVKVEEVE; this comes from the coding sequence ATGGCACGTCTCAAGGTCACCCAGGTCCGGTCCGAGATCGGGACCAAGCAGAACCAGCGTGACTCGCTGCGTTCGCTCGGTCTCAAGCGGATCAACGACGTGGTGGTCAAGGAGGACCGGCCCGAGATCCGCGGCATGATCTTCACTGTGAACCACCTCGTGAAGGTCGAGGAGGTCGAGTAA
- the rplX gene encoding 50S ribosomal protein L24 has product MTVKVKKGDTVVVIAGKDKGAKGKVIAAYPRQDKVLVEGVNRVKKHTRISTTQRGAKTGGIVTQEAPIHVSNVQVLDSDGKPTRVGYRIDENGQKVRIARSTGKDL; this is encoded by the coding sequence GTGACCGTGAAGGTCAAGAAGGGCGACACGGTCGTCGTCATCGCCGGCAAGGACAAGGGTGCCAAGGGCAAGGTCATCGCGGCCTACCCGCGGCAGGACAAGGTCCTGGTCGAGGGCGTGAACCGGGTCAAGAAGCACACCCGCATCAGCACCACTCAGCGTGGCGCCAAGACCGGTGGCATCGTCACCCAGGAGGCCCCGATCCACGTCTCGAACGTGCAGGTCCTGGACTCCGACGGGAAGCCGACCCGCGTCGGCTACCGGATCGACGAGAACGGCCAGAAGGTCCGCATCGCGCGTAGCACCGGTAAGGACCTGTGA
- a CDS encoding DNA-directed RNA polymerase subunit alpha has product MLISQRPTLSEESINETRSRFTIEPLEPGFGYTLGNSLRRTLLSSIPGAAVTSIKIDGVLHEFTTIPGVKEDVVELVMNIKELNVSSEHDEPVSMYLRKQGPGDVTAGDIQPPAGVSVHNPDLKLATLNGKGRLDMELTVERGRGYVTAAQNKQAGAEIGRIPVDSIYSPVLKVTYRVEATRVEQRTDFDRLIIDVETKPSMGPRTALASAGSTLVELFGLARELDETAEGIDIGPSPQDAQLAADLALPIEELDLTVRSYNCLKREGINTVGELIGRTEADLLDIRNFGQKSIDEVKMKLAGMGLGLKDSAPNFDPAHVVDAFGEADYDTDDYRETEQL; this is encoded by the coding sequence ATGCTCATCAGCCAGCGACCGACTCTCTCCGAGGAGTCGATCAACGAGACCCGGTCCCGGTTCACCATCGAGCCGCTGGAGCCGGGCTTCGGCTACACCCTGGGCAACTCGCTGCGGCGCACGCTGCTGTCGTCGATCCCGGGTGCGGCGGTGACCTCGATCAAGATCGACGGTGTGCTGCACGAGTTCACCACGATCCCCGGGGTCAAGGAGGACGTGGTCGAGCTCGTCATGAACATCAAGGAGCTCAACGTCAGCTCCGAGCACGACGAGCCGGTCAGCATGTACCTGCGCAAGCAGGGCCCGGGCGACGTGACCGCTGGTGACATCCAGCCGCCGGCCGGCGTCTCGGTGCACAACCCGGACCTGAAGCTCGCCACCCTGAACGGCAAGGGCCGGCTCGACATGGAGCTGACCGTCGAGCGGGGCCGGGGCTACGTCACGGCGGCGCAGAACAAGCAGGCCGGCGCCGAGATCGGCCGGATCCCGGTCGACTCGATCTACTCGCCGGTGCTCAAGGTCACCTACCGGGTCGAGGCGACCCGGGTCGAGCAGCGGACCGACTTCGACCGGCTGATCATCGACGTCGAGACCAAGCCGTCGATGGGTCCGCGCACCGCGCTGGCCTCCGCCGGTTCGACGCTGGTGGAGCTCTTCGGGCTGGCCCGGGAGCTGGACGAGACCGCCGAGGGCATCGACATCGGGCCGTCCCCGCAGGACGCCCAGCTGGCGGCGGACCTGGCCCTGCCGATCGAGGAGCTGGACCTGACCGTCCGCTCCTACAACTGCCTCAAGCGCGAGGGCATCAACACCGTTGGTGAGCTCATCGGGCGTACCGAGGCCGACCTCCTCGACATCCGCAACTTCGGCCAGAAGTCGATCGACGAGGTCAAGATGAAGCTCGCCGGGATGGGGCTGGGGCTGAAGGACTCGGCTCCGAACTTCGATCCGGCGCACGTCGTGGACGCCTTCGGCGAGGCCGACTACGACACCGACGACTACCGCGAGACCGAGCAGCTCTAG
- a CDS encoding aldo/keto reductase produces MTYRRLGDSGLVVSVVGIGCNNFGRKLDLDGTRAVVDAALDAGINFFDTADIYGEPQGGSEELLGQALKGRRDDVVVATKFGMDMHGMNGPDFGARGARRYIARAVEASLRRLGTDHIDLYQMHEPDPGTPIDETLAALDDLVRAGKVRYLGNSNFAGWQIADADWVASSAGRTRFISAQNHYSLLERSVEAEVIPACERFGLGMLPFFPLANGLLTGKYKRNQTPPPGSRLSAGGRYAQRLAAADWDTIEAIEAYAGERGLPMLQVAIGGLAAQPAVTSVIAGATTPEQVFANAAAGAWQPTDEDLDALRAIL; encoded by the coding sequence ATGACCTACCGCCGGCTGGGCGACTCCGGGCTCGTGGTGTCCGTGGTCGGCATCGGCTGCAACAACTTCGGCCGGAAGCTCGACCTCGACGGCACCCGGGCGGTGGTCGACGCCGCGCTGGACGCCGGGATCAACTTCTTCGACACCGCCGACATCTACGGCGAGCCGCAGGGCGGCTCGGAGGAACTGCTGGGCCAGGCGCTCAAGGGCCGCCGGGACGACGTGGTGGTGGCCACCAAGTTCGGCATGGACATGCACGGCATGAACGGGCCGGACTTCGGCGCCCGGGGCGCCCGCCGCTACATCGCGCGGGCGGTGGAGGCGTCGCTGCGCCGGCTCGGCACCGACCACATCGACCTGTACCAGATGCACGAGCCGGACCCGGGCACCCCGATCGACGAGACGCTCGCCGCCCTGGACGACCTGGTCCGCGCCGGCAAGGTGCGCTACCTGGGCAACTCCAACTTCGCCGGCTGGCAGATCGCGGACGCCGACTGGGTGGCCTCGTCCGCCGGCCGGACCCGGTTCATCAGCGCGCAGAACCACTACAGCCTGCTGGAGCGCTCCGTCGAGGCCGAGGTCATCCCCGCCTGCGAGCGGTTCGGGCTCGGCATGCTGCCGTTCTTTCCGCTGGCCAACGGGCTGCTCACCGGCAAGTACAAGCGGAACCAGACCCCGCCGCCCGGCAGCCGGCTCTCCGCCGGCGGCCGGTACGCGCAGCGCCTCGCCGCCGCCGACTGGGACACCATCGAGGCGATCGAGGCGTACGCGGGCGAGCGAGGGCTGCCGATGCTCCAGGTGGCCATCGGCGGGCTGGCCGCCCAGCCCGCGGTGACCTCGGTGATCGCCGGCGCCACCACGCCGGAGCAGGTGTTCGCCAACGCCGCCGCCGGCGCCTGGCAGCCCACCGACGAGGACCTCGACGCCCTGCGCGCCATCCTCTGA
- the rpmC gene encoding 50S ribosomal protein L29, translating into MAAGVKAAELRELSEEELVTRLREAKAELFNLRVQAATGQLDNNRRLQVIRREIARIYTIMRERELGLSAAPTEVTAS; encoded by the coding sequence ATGGCAGCGGGCGTTAAGGCCGCCGAGCTGCGTGAGCTCTCCGAGGAGGAGCTGGTCACGCGGCTGCGCGAGGCCAAGGCGGAGCTGTTCAACCTCCGCGTGCAGGCCGCAACCGGGCAGCTGGACAACAACCGGCGGCTGCAGGTCATCCGTCGGGAGATCGCCCGGATCTACACGATCATGCGTGAGCGCGAGCTGGGGCTCTCGGCCGCGCCGACTGAGGTGACTGCATCATGA
- the rpsK gene encoding 30S ribosomal protein S11 — translation MPPKARAGAAVKKVRRKERKNVAHGQAHIKSTFNNTIVSITDPTGAVISWASAGQVGFKGSRKSTPFAAQLAAEAAARRAMEHGMRKVDVFVKGPGSGRETAIRSLQAVGLEVGQISDVTPQPHNGCRPPKRRRV, via the coding sequence ATGCCACCGAAGGCTCGTGCCGGAGCCGCTGTCAAGAAGGTCCGGCGCAAGGAACGCAAGAACGTCGCCCACGGGCAGGCGCACATCAAGAGCACCTTCAACAACACCATCGTGTCCATCACGGACCCGACCGGTGCGGTCATCTCCTGGGCCTCCGCGGGCCAGGTTGGCTTCAAGGGCTCGCGCAAGTCGACCCCGTTCGCCGCGCAGCTGGCCGCCGAGGCCGCCGCGCGCCGGGCGATGGAGCACGGCATGCGCAAGGTCGACGTGTTCGTCAAGGGCCCCGGCTCCGGCCGGGAGACCGCCATCCGTTCGCTGCAGGCCGTGGGCCTGGAGGTCGGTCAGATCTCCGACGTGACCCCGCAGCCGCACAACGGGTGCCGTCCGCCGAAGCGTCGCCGGGTCTGA
- the rpmJ gene encoding 50S ribosomal protein L36, whose product MKVKPSVKRICNKCRVIRRHGRVMVICTDPRHKQRQG is encoded by the coding sequence GTGAAGGTCAAGCCGAGCGTCAAGAGGATCTGCAACAAGTGCCGGGTGATCCGCCGGCACGGCCGGGTCATGGTCATCTGCACCGACCCGCGCCACAAGCAGCGCCAGGGCTGA
- the rplQ gene encoding 50S ribosomal protein L17 — protein sequence MPTPTKGPRLGGSPAHERLMLANLATALFQHGKIQTTETKARRLRPLAEQLITKAKRGDLASRRRVLGVVKDKDVVYALFDQIAPRYANRNGGYTRIVKTGPRKGDAAPMAIIELVEELQVAEPKANKKTAARKAAQQDKVEALAPAEETPKSNSGDQDAEPPVSASGDTPQAREDDDEANENKA from the coding sequence ATGCCCACGCCCACCAAGGGCCCCCGCCTCGGCGGCAGCCCCGCGCACGAGCGGCTGATGCTGGCCAACCTGGCCACCGCGCTGTTCCAGCACGGCAAGATCCAGACCACCGAGACGAAGGCCCGGCGGCTGCGTCCGCTGGCCGAGCAGCTCATCACCAAGGCCAAGCGCGGCGACCTGGCGTCCCGCCGGCGGGTGCTGGGTGTCGTCAAGGACAAGGACGTGGTCTACGCCCTGTTCGACCAGATCGCGCCCCGGTACGCCAACCGCAACGGTGGCTACACCCGGATCGTGAAGACCGGTCCGCGCAAGGGTGACGCCGCGCCGATGGCGATCATCGAGCTGGTCGAGGAGCTGCAGGTCGCCGAGCCGAAGGCGAACAAGAAGACCGCCGCCCGCAAGGCGGCCCAGCAGGACAAGGTCGAGGCGCTCGCCCCGGCGGAGGAGACCCCGAAGTCGAACTCGGGTGACCAGGACGCCGAGCCTCCGGTCTCGGCCAGTGGCGACACCCCCCAGGCGCGCGAGGACGACGACGAGGCCAACGAGAACAAGGCCTGA
- the truA gene encoding tRNA pseudouridine(38-40) synthase TruA, with product MDERTRLRLDVAYDGTDFSGWAAQPTRRTVAGVLVQTLDLVLGAGVATGLTVAGRTDAGVHATGQVCHLDLPTAVWRERAGRLLRRLARLLPTDVRVRAMTEVPADFDARFSATFRRYEYRVTDAPYGAEPLRRHEILAWPKPLDLAALNAAAAGLVGEHDFAAYCRRKENATTLREVTRLDWRRDPDGVLVATVQADAFCQAMVRSLVGAMLVAGDGRRPVDWPAGLLTRRARSSEVTVAPAHGLTLVAVGYPADPAEYAHRAELTRRLRVPTES from the coding sequence GTGGACGAGCGGACCCGGCTGCGGTTGGACGTCGCGTACGACGGCACCGACTTCTCCGGCTGGGCCGCCCAGCCGACCCGGCGCACGGTGGCCGGGGTGCTCGTGCAGACCCTCGACCTGGTGCTCGGCGCGGGCGTCGCGACCGGGCTGACCGTGGCCGGCCGGACCGACGCCGGGGTGCACGCCACCGGCCAGGTCTGCCACCTCGACCTGCCCACCGCGGTCTGGCGGGAGCGGGCGGGGAGGCTGCTGCGCCGGCTGGCCCGGCTGCTCCCCACCGACGTGCGGGTACGGGCGATGACCGAGGTGCCGGCCGACTTCGACGCCCGGTTCTCGGCCACCTTCCGCCGCTACGAGTACCGGGTCACCGACGCCCCGTACGGCGCGGAGCCGCTGCGCCGGCACGAGATCCTGGCCTGGCCGAAGCCGCTCGACCTGGCCGCGCTGAACGCCGCGGCGGCCGGACTGGTCGGCGAGCACGACTTCGCCGCGTACTGCCGGCGGAAGGAGAACGCCACCACGCTGCGCGAGGTGACCCGGCTGGACTGGCGGCGCGACCCGGACGGGGTGCTGGTCGCCACCGTGCAGGCGGACGCGTTCTGCCAGGCGATGGTGCGCAGCCTGGTCGGCGCGATGCTGGTGGCCGGGGACGGCCGCCGGCCGGTGGACTGGCCGGCGGGCCTGCTGACCCGGCGGGCGCGGTCCAGCGAGGTGACCGTCGCGCCGGCGCACGGGCTCACCCTGGTGGCGGTCGGCTACCCCGCCGACCCGGCCGAGTACGCCCACCGCGCCGAACTCACCCGCCGGCTCCGGGTGCCGACCGAATCCTGA